Below is a window of Mucilaginibacter ginkgonis DNA.
CATCGTCAGATCTAGTCGCCGAGCGGCTGTTATTTTCAGACAGATCCTGATCCAAATCGTCATCAGCATCGTCTACCGGCTTTGTATTTTTCTTAGGTACTGCCATCACATTAAAACTTTAAATGTATAAACAATCAGACGTATTAATTAGTGCTTGTGTTGCAAATCTAATGTTTCTTAAAAACAGTTTAAACCGTAATTTCGAAAAAAAATTGAAATTTATTTTGCCTCGTCGCCAATAGTTTCGCCACTTTCCGCAATGTCCTTAACATGCGGCAGATCGGCCAAATTGTTAATACCGAAATAGTCCATAAAAAGTTGCCCGGTGGTATAAAGCAAAGGTTTGCCTACCGTATCTGATTTTCCACTGATAGTGATCAGTTCCTTATCCAATAATTTCTGTAAAGTATAATCGCAATTAACCCCGCGTATCTGTTCTATTTCAACCCGGGTTATTGGTTGCTTATAGGCAACTATAGCCAACGTTTCGACTGCCGCCTGGCTTAATTTCTTTTTTGAGCGCTGCTGCAGTAGCTGATTTATAGCCGGATGAAATTCCTTTTTGGTTAAAAATTGGTAACCATTCCCGGTTTTTATCAACTCGATAGCGAAGTTATTATCAGAATAATCACTCCTAATAGCTCTAATTGTATCCTCGATTTCAGACTTCTCAATGTCTTTTTCATAAGTCGCCTGAAGGCAAAATTGCAGTTCTTCTATGCGTATGCTTTGTTCTGACGCAAATATGAGTGCCTGCACAACCTGTTTTAAATTCTCCATTTTCCTTTCACATGCTTTATGCACTTCTTTAGGCTCTTAAAAACCGCGCAACAAATACCTGCGTAGCTTGTAGTAACCAACTAATACGTAAAGTTAAACAAACATCTCTTATGGAAACACAAACACAAAACTTACAGAGCGAGGGTATGCCACGCCGCAAGTTCCTGCGTTATGCCGGTACAGGTGCGGCAATGGCAGCCGGTGTAATTGCAGCATCATCCTGCAAAAAAAACACCAACTACGAAAGTGACCACCTTGACATTGGTAGCGGCGACACAGGTATATTAAACTATGCCTATGCCCTTGAGCAACTTGAAGCTGCATTTTACACTCAGGTATGCGGAACTTTTTACGCCGGTATCACATCTGCAGAAGCTGCATATCTTACAGACATCCGCGATCACGAAGTTTCGCACCGCGAATTATTCAAAGCAGCTTTAGGCAGCGCAGCGATTGGTCCTATTACACCAAATTTCTCATCAATTAACTTTGGCGACCGTGCAAGCGTTTTAACAACCGCGCGTACATTTGAAGATTTAGGTGTTTCTGCTTATAACGGAGCAGGTTATATGATCCAGAACGTTGCTTATTTGGGCCTTGCCGGTAAAATTGTTTCTGTTGAAGCAC
It encodes the following:
- the scpB gene encoding SMC-Scp complex subunit ScpB yields the protein MENLKQVVQALIFASEQSIRIEELQFCLQATYEKDIEKSEIEDTIRAIRSDYSDNNFAIELIKTGNGYQFLTKKEFHPAINQLLQQRSKKKLSQAAVETLAIVAYKQPITRVEIEQIRGVNCDYTLQKLLDKELITISGKSDTVGKPLLYTTGQLFMDYFGINNLADLPHVKDIAESGETIGDEAK
- a CDS encoding ferritin-like domain-containing protein, with the translated sequence METQTQNLQSEGMPRRKFLRYAGTGAAMAAGVIAASSCKKNTNYESDHLDIGSGDTGILNYAYALEQLEAAFYTQVCGTFYAGITSAEAAYLTDIRDHEVSHRELFKAALGSAAIGPITPNFSSINFGDRASVLTTARTFEDLGVSAYNGAGYMIQNVAYLGLAGKIVSVEARHASLIRNLITYGSFADSTVIDSNGLDVARTPNQVIPIANQFIAGKYLRAPQYGVY